Part of the Ornithodoros turicata isolate Travis chromosome 6, ASM3712646v1, whole genome shotgun sequence genome, TGATACAGTGCAGCATGTGACACTTGTACGTCGGACTTACGACTTCTCAAAACGTTTTACACCTTTCAGAGTATCATAATACATGGAATACTTCaatttttgtgtattataatacatatacaAATACTTTCCGAGGATGAGTATTAtgatacataatacaaatactcaaaagtattacaggaatagtattataatacaaagtattactattactgcccactcCTGGCTGAAACCAACCTGCTATTTGAGCGTCAACCCTGTAAAGCGTACTTCACCTAACGCTTAggagcgttaggtgaagcagaCTTGCTTTTCGAACGCCAACACTGCAAAAGCGTGTTTCACCTGACGCTTACAAGCATTAAGTGAAATGGACTGGCAAAATAGTGACCCAAACCGAAAGAATGACGACAGTGTAGGCGTAGCattcaaaataaagagaaacATACACAAGAATGACATGGAATATAACATCGAGTTCCGCATAAACCTGGCCAGCTGTTTGTCATCGGTAACTTCACGAGTATACAGTGCTTCAACAACGTGTCACAATATGGAGCAGGACACACAATTTGCCGAGTTTATCTCTCCCTTAACTGCTGCAAGGAAACACAGAGTAGCCTCATGTTGTACACTGTCGTAAAGGCCATATCACCACAGGCAGCACCCGTTCTTTTCTTTACTATTTCATTCCACGCACATCCATGGACTGCAGCCACCTTCCACGTGACCCTGTGGCAGCAACTAACCTGGAGTTGTTTCGCACATCAGTGCCTCAGCTATTTTTATCGTAATATTAACATGTCTCGCATTTCATGcactttccccctttttttttctacagttCGTGTTCTTTtgtactttctttttttgctttttgtattCTTTTCCCTACTGTCCTCTGTAATGCATTCTGCGATTGAGGGCACACGAAACGAAGTGAAATGAAGTAACATAGTGCTTCATATCAATCTTCTCAGTGCACAACATTTTACGGAACCCTGTCAGTAATTAATAATGATATatagaagtcactgaaaaggttagccagctgtgggactcgaacccacatgctctggattaccggtccctAACACACCTTCCGgacgacttccaagggtgcatcatctgaagggacaaaccaaccgctctctctctcccccatcCCCcattttttctcactcatacacacattcatacgacggaatcgacgcaagcggcatcagtTGAACATGACACAATTaatgttctcaggctggaacacatagaaaggacaaatacatacaaagcctcaagcgCCTAAGAAATTAATTCATTAATTTCTTACTTACATGCTTCCTCATGCTTACATGGataattaatttcttaggcacttgagacTTTGTACATTtgtcttttctatgtgttccagcctcagaacatcaattgtctcagtaattaataacgttgttgttgttctctttGAAATTTTTTGTACATGCAAATCTGATTCCTAAAtgctgttttctttctcttttatttTCTAACACAGAGCGACGTTTAGGAGAGACATGCCTAACCCGTACCGCGTGCGAGCTGGGAGACGCTCACTCCGACTGTGTCCACTGGCAGTGCCAGTGCAAGAGGGGGTTCCGGATAGAGTTCCTACACGGACTCCCGGTCTGCGTCACTGGTAAGGGAGAACCACCCTCCTCGAACCTATCCCCGGGAACCCCTTCCTTCACCTTACTTAACTCTCCTTGCAGGGTTCTTCCCAATGCAGTGTTACTCACACAGTCAGTGCAAAGAGATGGACGAGCATTCGCAATGCGTCAGTAATGTCTGCGATTGCGAAAGCGGTTACCAGAGGGAGCTCATTTACTGGAAGTACGTCTGCAGACCAGGTACGCTATAAAAAAAACAAGCGGCGTGTCCTCTGCTCTTTTTTGCTCGTGTTAGTGGACGAGAGTCTTGCTATTGACACGAAGAGTagcatggatggatggatacttAAACAGACGAACCAAACCAACGCCGTCTACATATTGACAGCTAATGGACATGACGTAGTCATCAAGGGTCTGCCTATcactgccaacgccacctatgaatgaatgaatgatacAGCTTTATTCTCCAGAGTACTGTATGAACCTCAACACTAAAGGCTTTCTGACTACAAACCTAGCTACAGAGAACCTCCTTGGTGTCTCCTGTCGCTCATTCGCCGACACGTGGAGctgcgatgtcgtctgcttgagCCAGTTGTAGCAGAGAACTTCGCActgcacgacctactagattatgacGACCATGTTGTAACCGGCAAACcatatgaggagcccgtccgcacgatccgctaggggcgctactcatcggcccgagAGATCtaaatcatgattggacaatttgaattttgagcgcgcagaagcggacgtacgactagcagacgacagcaacagctcctatgaaaacgcgtagaatgatgatgataatcaacgttagaatgaaacatcttccgtggaacatccaccgcttgtaaaAGAGGTaaactaaggtaagctgaagtacaaaatactgtagaagttgaggaagcaataaccgggccgatgagtagcgctaccgctagcttccaaatgcggcgctggggaAGGGGTGCCTGTGACATGGAAGTTATACTCTACTAGGTCGTGCTTCaaatcacgacctactagattataacgaccatgtcgtgggcaccccttcccagcgccgcatttttggaagatagcggtggcgcttctcatcgtcccagttattgcttcctcaacttctacagtactttgtacttcagcttaccttagtatttctctACAAGCAgcggacgttccacagatgtttcattctgaggtttattatcatcatcattctacgcgttgtcataggagctatcgctgtcgtctgctacggtagtcgtatacatacgcttctgcgcgttcagaattcaaatttccatcgtccaatcgtggcatgccgatgagtagcgcccctggcggatcgtgcggacgggctcctaacaggggttgctgattgtgacatggtcattataatctagtaggtcgtgcttcaaacacaggctttctgtggctaccagtggctgctCATGCGGCTGATTGTGACTAGTCTCCGTAGCTATCCGGTGAAAGCACAGCCGTGGGGACAAGCCAGCACCAGCCACATGGACAGCCACTCGTAGCCACAGGCTCGCTGAACTGAATCGTCTGCAGTGATggactgaagcagacgacattgcgGACTTACACGATCACGTAGCGAAGAAAGAAGCCATCGATCGTGCTTTGTTTATTTCGGAAGCACTACATATATTGACCAAACGCGCATGGCAGGACAGACGTAATCTAAAAAGAGTGATGCAACTTGTAGGAgatgcacacagacacacacagacacaagttCAGATGTCGATGATGGTATAAAGGTTTGTTGCGAGTTAATGTAACGCCAAATTATTACGTTGCAGAAAAGTCGGACAAGAGCCTCATCATCTTCATCCTCAGCTTCACGCTGCTTCTGTTAATCGTTGTTCTTCTCTACATCGGGTAAGCAGAGGACACTGGGCCACACGCATTACTTACCCGCTGTGAAGTAAAGTTAAATGCGTACAAATATACAATCATACAGATAAATATACAATAAACATGCATTAACGAGTCTCAAGCACATTTTAAGAGACTGACGCAAAATAGATAAAgagaatcgaaaaaaaaaaaagcgtcttTGGCTTCTGCACCTTGTATATTTCAGGAAGCACTATGTGCAGTCCGAATGTGCAGCACCACGCAGTCCTCCATGTCCAACTTCTTCAGCAATCACGGGCTTCAGTGGGTCCATACAGGATTCCGACAGTAAGGCCTTTCACTCACACACACTCCAGAtcacgaggggggggggggctcctcAAAGCAGGCAccaatgaagtcggcccaggactttGGACATCATTTTTCGCGCTCCACCATAAATCATAAATGTGTTCTTTCCTTGCCCCTAAACGTGAGGGAAAAAACACGTTTTTGGCTAAGCGACTACAGAGACCTAGAAGTGTGCCGTTTTCTCGGGAGTCATTTAATGCAACTGATGTTACCCTTGTTCCAAACTTCGGTCTTTCATAACTAAAAGTTTATTAGTCAAAATTAATTAGGACAACGCCGCAGGATGTTGCTAGAGCGGTCATGAGGTGACGCACCTGATCTGCCATGTATTGCCATTTATTGtaattaaaaaagaagaagaagccaaAGCAATTTCCCCTGTTTTATAAACTTCTGTCTAGGTCTAGTCAGCGCAGACACCCTGAATTACTATGGCATACAATAGAAGAATAAAAAATGTATAATGCTTCTATCGGGCCATATAGCAGCGTAATATTCGATGAGCATGTGAACACGGAAGATTTTTGACACAACTTCCCGGAACAGTGGAACAATGCAGGAACAATCAAGGAATCATGAGCAATGCAGGAAGCCGTACACATAAAGCAAGCTTGTTTATGTCGGGTCGGAGCTCGTACctcttttttgggggggattTGGGGATTCAAAACGAGACAGCGAGCACATGTATCCGTTGAATAAAGTACCAATTTGGGCATGTTGGTCATACAtgataaaatcgctaaaaccagTGCTAAAAACACTAAGAACGAAACAGGACGGACGCACTGCGTCCATCTGAAGCGTCCTGTTTCGTTCTTAGTGTTTTTAGCActggttttagcgattttaaCATGTTTCCGTATCGCGGTCTAGACAAATTCGAGACAGCGAGAGAGTCCGGTCAACTAGAACAAGACAACAAGAACAATTGAGAATTTCTTATGGCTCATGTGTTGTACATAACGaagaaacgtttttttttccctaggTCCGGAGTGGGACCTAGTCGTAATACCGAGAGCAGTGCGACCGCCTTCTCCTGTTCTGCCTTCCAAAGAAGTAAGTATATGAAGCGGACGACAAACCCAAAGCCAATCCAAAGTCGATAACAATCACGaaggaccgaaaaaaaaaaaaaaagaaggcggtTCCCTGTTACATGTGAGACATTAAAGAAGAGAGCTGTCGATCAAACGGTTGAGGAATACCCCCCTTCATCCTAGCCAGTTCTGCCTCCCACTTATCATTTCCGATATAAGGTGATGGCGGTGAGATAGAAAGCAATGACTTCTGCGAATCACGTGACATCAGTTCGGACATAGTATAACGCCCAAACGAGGACAGCGTACTTTTCTTCACACTTCCACTTCCGCCTCTTTCTTCCGCATTCTTACCACCGTGATGGAACCTCTAGGATGCGGTCATAAAAGAAGCGCTTAGCACCTTAATTACGATATCGACATCAAGCCGAGGCAAATGTAGACTAGCAGTAGCATTTAACAAAAGATACAAAGCTGAGGAAAAACTAGATCAGGACTATATAGCAAGCCTTGAGTCTTGGTTCGAtgctctccctattattttgtttttcccgccaacatcaacatcttgATTCGCTGcgcttagagtcactaaataagctacggttgagagtatcgacactgagttccaagagcgagcatgcgccatcttgtctcCGCGCCACGTTAGCCACGCGCATGCGCActgcgcacgatgccatctatcgtgcgcgggtgaaatgttcctttcgtttacaagcagcagttgacggccctGAGCTCACCGCGACATCTTCATGGCGCTCTGgcggacaatacatggattatcgcacaacaatcatacaggcttctctatcccacagcgagcattatgttagccgtctttgatcatcaactggggatggtaccggtgtggagtggaaacaagatggcgctcctgctcacccttggacctcagtgtcgatactctgcaGCGAACCTTATTTAGTCACTCTAGCTGCGCTCACGGCATAACCCACTTTTGCAGGACCTTCCACCGAGTTACGAAGAAGTCATGCGCTACCTTTCTCGTCAGTCTTCCAAGAGATGACGCTCACAGCACCATGCGTGGCTACACACCTATCACTGACGACCACGTGCTGCCAAACGGAGACCGAAAGTGCGCCCATAGGGCGTATACATTCTCCACCACCGGCATCGTCATCAGTGTGTCTCCCATCGTCCACTGGTGGGTGCGTTCCGACTAAGCCTACACAAATGTAACGGACATCAACGGTGCCCCTCTTCGTTTTTGCAATTTATTCTAGATTATATACGAACAGGCAccgcgatgatgatgatatttGCACACAAATTTCTAAGCCTACTTGTTCCGCTTCCGGGCAGATTTTTGCCTCACATAGCCACAGCTGAAGAGCCTGGTGAAAGACAAAGCTGAGGTGCTGAGCATTTCGATTGCAGAACAAGTGCGTGGGCTGACTTCACGGACATGGAAACTTTTGAAGCCTTACTTGTGGACATAGAAGCAGATCCTAGCTTccaagttgaaaaaaaaagaagaagaagaagacagtgCTGAGTGTTATAATCGTGGTGGCACTGACTGACTGACCTGTCGATGCTTTCTGTTACGAGAATCATTCCAAACGTAATCTCCATGGAACCTTTACTGAACTGGACCCTTCAATACGGTTTAAACGAGTGCTGAAAACAGTGTGCCAGTGTCGCTCGCCGAGCAGTTTGCTGAGCAATCTGCTGAACAGTGCGCTGACGACACAGAACAGAGTGTTACATACAGGCTCAATCGAACCAGAAGTGCTACAAACGTCccgtctctttctctctctcttttataaaaaagaaaataaccgAATTTTCGGACTGAAAATTCGGCCTGCATCAAACTCCTCGAGATACCACAAGCCTTGATACACAGACTGCCACCGCTTTTCGAGGTTTTTGTTAGACACAATGTGCAGTGACTTCGTTTGGTTTGTTGAGCATGATGACGTCACTCGTCAGTGAGAGGGCGCCACTGGTAAAGAGACACGAACACCTTCCGTGCAAACGCGGCATAATTAATGACCGACCAACATTCCTCTAACCTTGCTCGAGCCAAAGTATCCACTTTAGACGTTTAATTAAACAAAACAATGATGTCCCTGTTAGGGACGTCTTCCTCGCGTCTCAGTAAGCCGAATTCGTTGTACTGATGCGACCAACGTAATTCGACATAACAATTATGTTTACAAACCATTCTGTTTCCTGTTTGTTGTATTTGTTACTTTTTAGTGGTGCAAATATAGGCGCGCGTACGAAATGTTAAATCTGATGTTAAATGTTCATGAAATGTTAAATCAAATTCACTCGCTCTGTGTGAGACAAAACCTACCATTCTCCAAGCAACATGCGGTGCCATATTTGCGTTGCTAATGTAAATTATGAAACCTAGAAAAAAATTAACGTACTAATAATTACAATGATTAAATGCGGTACATTAAATCCCCATACACTCCCGGCaataatagttttttttttctctctctagaCAATATTTATTACACTAAGTATACGCCGCATGCTCTCTATCATGAAACGTCACCAGTCTTTCAACGAGTAAATCATGTTTATTCCACCCTATAGAATAAACGCTACCAGTAAGCGTCGCGCGAGGTACGAAGACGTTACATTAACGTTAGACCATGTTCACACACATTGTTACATGAATGTCCTTCGGTTCCAGCCTCCTTTCTGATGATAACCGGTTCGGATGTTCGCCATGCTGTGCTCAAACTATCCCCAAAACAGGGAAGGTCCCCTTCCGCGCGGGACTTCTCCAACACGTTGTTATATGCCTTGCAATGTCCTTTCGATTGTAATTGTGGCGTCCCAATTGTGACGTCACAACTACTACAGATGAACGCACGGCAAGTGGAATGATTACAATTAGCTGTTACTCATCAATGTACACATTCTTGCCAAAGAAACTGGTGCGAAACATGATGAATAAAGTTTCACTTTGATAGAGTAAGTTTCTTGGTGAAATTTGGCGTAtaggaatacatttaaaaagTAGCCCTCGCAATATTTAAGAAAGACGTATATGGAATTTTCTATAGATGCGAGGGGAAGATCTGTAACGTCGAGCTCCCACAGGATCACTTCCTATCTTACCTGTGGGCTAGCAGTGTACGTacatataaaaaataaaaatatcgtTCTCAGATGCTGAAAATGTAGATAGGAAGTACTTGCAAGCAGACATgtagaatataaaaaaaagtatttaaaatacgatactaaatactgagcgcaaaatgtatttaaaatacggtaGAGATAGTTAGAAATGAAAGTATATTTAGAGTAGAGTAGTAAATACTACGAAAAGTGTTTAAGATACCTATAAGATACTCAAAAAATAAACAGCCACCGAAGTGTCAAAATATGCCTGCAAATTAGACATATGCTTTATTTGCACGCATAGCCAGGTTCGTTTCAAAGTGCTCATCCGACAACGGTCctctcttcctttgaaaaacGTTTGAACGTTTGAAAAAAGAATGCCCATCTGAATATTCGAGAAAAATGAAACAGTAATCAGAGTACTAAGTagtaaatactgaaaaaagtattttaattacagtaCAAATACTTTTTACGAAGCGTACTGAGCGAGATGCTAAGATACCAACAAAAGTATTTTAGATACATTATTTAGAGTACGGTACTCAAGAAACCCTGAACTCTGCTTGCAAGTATTCGTTATACGTCAACATTATTCCAGAACCACCAAAAACCTTGACGTCATCAATTCTTCTTAAACTAAAAAGCTTTCCGccagaaaaaaattaaaaattaaaaaggaaACAGCCCAAGAAGGAAATGATACAATCACCAGAGGGCGCAGTGTCCGCAGAAGAATAACAAAATAATGACCTATATATTTCACCCACGTATATCCAAAATCTTATCGCATACTGGGCCTCAGGAGATAACACTCGGCGAGCACTTATCTCTATACCAATCGTTACGCTGTTCATGAACCTCCTTATGTGACAGAACATTGACCAAACCCAAACGGACCTCCCAGGACACGACGCAATTTCCACCCATCAAATCATATCCACTTCGCTTAGCATCGCTTGTCAAAACTGATCATCCTCCGCTCAAATGCCCTTCAATAACATCTTTAAAACGAACCTATCCTCCTCTCCACGCATATTATTACTTGTTCCCCTCAACAATATATCCATAAAAAAGTTGTACATCAAAAGAAACCTTCTCTGGCaggcacaaaaaagaaaaaaaaaaaagacgtgacCATTGTGTTAGATTAAAACGTGGTTCGTCCAGCCAATAgaatgacagcatcggcgtgacgTCAAGAACAGTTACGTTGGATGACGAGGACATTTCTTCAAAGAATGCTTTTCGACTCCCCAAGTGGATTAGTCGAGTGGATTATGCGTAAGTGGATCAGCGGGAGCTTCAAGTAGTCCAAGGTAAGATGATGCTTCAGACGTTTTGTGCATGATCATGCACGCTTAATTGACGTGCTTAACGTTACAGGCGTTAACGGTAAGGCGCATACGAGTGTAATTAACGTTAATGCCTTCAAATATTCTTTTGGTCATTATGTTGTCGCTATCAAACGCGACTTAGGACCTTTCGTGGctctatactttttttttttttttacacctgcTTTTTACCTCACAATCTCTCTTCTAGGATCAACACCTTCAAAGAATATGGAATCCAGGCTTTAGACGCATATGATTGTCTCAACCATGTCTTTTGAAAGCAACGCAACTTGCAACGACACTCACTCAACCAACACTGCCGCGACTTGCAAAGAAGAAAGCTTCTGCGGAACAAAGACAACGGACTTCTCCATCGAAGGCCTGCTAGGAAAGCGCGCGTCCGTCAAGTCTGGACCGGTCCGTCAAGTGTCAACGACAAACCCCACAGAAGACACGGAACCTCTAGTGACGTGCCGAGAGCTTCCAAGCTCTGAGCGAGATGGGCTTAAATGGCTGAGGTGCACCCGCTACGAACCGCCAAAACTGCCAAGTAAGTGTTTGTCGTTCCTTCGGTAACGCAATAAAATCAATTCAAGTGCACTTTTTTTTCACATGTCTTCATAGTCGGCTAATGGGCGGAtgaacctaaaaaaaaaaaaaaaactgtcaacTCAAAGCGACTGTCTCGATCCGAGAAAACAATGAAGACATGGCTTCTTACTGTGCTTAGAAGCGCCGTACAAAATATTTTGATAAAATTCGAAATTGATTTTATTTCCAGCGGCATATCTCCAATGACGCAACTGTCAGTTCTGCTAATGACTTTCTAGTTCGACACACAAAAACCTTGTCTGTACAGTGTAGACTCGCTATCAACATTGGCATTTTGAGCTCTCCAATAATAAGGCATTTATATGATCGTAGATAGAGGTCAGCGTGCTTAAAGCGACAATAAGCGCAATAAGTCTGCTATTTTATTACGCTTAAAATTGACATACAAGATATTTTAATAAATTGACTATAATCGCCAACGGCACTTTTTCGCGACGTCACTCTCCGTTTTGTGATTTGCGGAGCTTTGGAACTAATAGGTTCCAGATAAAAATTGTTCACCGTGTTTTAACAACCGTTCACGCTCTCACGCTGCCCTGGGAAAAGTGTGCCTGCCAAAAGCATACGTGACTTCGAACAGAAGCGGTTGTGTATGTGCCGCTCAAACGGCGAGGCTTCGCTGAATGAAATTTTGTATTCAGCATCCTCGCAATCGCGTACAGTCTCTAGCAGGCGGTTCTAATTCTCAGCTAAAACAGACGGCATTTCAAACCCTTGTATACCTAGAATATGCCTGTACAATATGGGATCGTCACACTCAGAAAGGAATAATGAaattagaaagaaaaaaaaatcaaagacTAGCTGTTCGTTTCATCCATGACAGGTACGGCAGACGTAATTCATCGTCACACATGCTACTTCAAGCCCAATTTCCTCTCTTAGCAAATCGCCGAAAGAGTGTTCGTCACAGTTCTATGCATGCTCTATACATTGATAGATTAAGAATAGACCAACATAAATACATATCTAGATCAAACCGGCAAAGCGGACACACTAACTatagggtgaagacaaccgcgCAGTCtactacgaatttccgccatctttacgGCCACGCACAAACTACATTTTGGAGTTGAGTAAATACATAGCAGAGGTGGTTTGAAAAAGTGGGTGATATCGGTACACAGCATTCATACATGGTAAGCGTGGGTGAAAACATGGCGGCTTTGCGACACtcgcttctacaaagggtgactccaccctacacagagggagctagtattcaggcaccctaacACTAACATCAATGCACTGTCCCCTGGATTTGCTCGAACAAATAGGCTAAAATACTCTTATATTCACCTAAGGCCATAGCGGATTGGGACAAACTACCATCAAACAGGTTTGTCTCTGAAGATATATTCAATTCCTATCTTGCGTCTTGAAATGAAGTGTTATTGCGACGTCTATAACTTGCTAACCTTGTACCATGTTTCCAGGGGCGGcggtaaagggggggggggttacaggGGTTACTGTAGACACCAATGAACTTGTGAAGGGGTCGCAAAATTCCCATGGAGGTGAGGCGCCAAAGTGTTATCTCAGGTGCCGCATGCGAATAGAATGCCATAAACCATTTTCTCGAATCGGTCAAATTGCCAGCATATAGTCAAGGACTTGTCGATTGATGCGGTAGAACTCACGACGACATGACCTGAAAGATGTTCACGGGTTCCAGTACGTATAAAACAACTCTCAGTCTCATGTGTGCCCATGAGCTCTACTTGCCACTTTCTGTCATTCAGACTGCCTCGAATTTTTGGGACCCGGGCATGAATTGGTGGGGACGGTGGAGGATGGAAAGGGGAGCCGGTTGGGATCTGGGGTCCCCCTGAATTCAGGACGTTACACCGCCCCTACATGTTACCATGCATCGGCTATTCCGTATCTGCACTTGCCCTCCTGCTTGGGCCCTTGAGGACCTGCAGTATcttgcaaaaataaataaataaaataaaataaatatagacGGTCGCTTTCATATACCGCGTATTTCGAGCGAGTGTGAGCTTGTTTTGAGGTCGGGCGTAAAAAGCACCGACAGTCGAGAACATCCTATCTCGGGTACAGGTAAAGGCGTCGTTGTTATCACCACgatctactagattatagcgaccacgtCATACGGACCCCTTACCAGTCCTCATTTGGAGGCTtgcggtggcgctgctcatcggcccggttcTTGCTTCCTCAGCTTctacagtactttgtacttcagcttaccttagtatttttgtacaagcggtggatgtcccatgagagatgcttccttctaaagttgattatcatagatattaacattgccttgagtttgaggggagaaaacacaggacgaacacaggacgagacgaACAGATAGACTCAGTCCGCAgatgttcgtcctgtgttttctcccatcaaactcaaggcaatgttaatatcaattcaacaccagctagcttgcctgctcctgctatgttcattgattatcatcatcattctacgcgttttcataggaactgttgctgtcgtctgctacagtaatcgtgcgtccgcttctgcgtgttcaaaattcaaatttccatcgtccaatcgtgatgcaggTCCGATGAGTAGTGCCCTTAGCGGATCGTGCTGACGGACTCCTCTCCTCATtgggtttgccgattatgacatggtcgctataatttAGTAGACGTGGTTATCACACCAGTATAGACACGCTGTGttcgggtaaaaaaaaaaaagaatgtcgGTTAGCATACATGGCGTTAACTCTAATTATCCTAATTCTGTGCCGTTATTCTTTCAGGGCGCAGAGATGGCCCTAAACGGCGCTATCCAGACCGAAGTCCTCGCGTCCCTTTCACACCACGGCAGGTGTCTGCGCTGGAAGAACATTTCCGAAACACCCGCTACCTCAGTGGAGCTCAAGTGAGGAATCTCGCTCACCTCCTCTGCCTCACAGAAATGAGGGTGAGCATTAAAGAAGTCAACTGTCAGTCGATTGAGCCTGCACCTATGCGTGCACTATACAAGAAACAGTTCTGCGATTTATATCCACTGATTACCAAAGTGCTGCATCAGAAGGAGTTAATTAAGCGAAGCACAGCAGTACAGATGTCTCGTGAATAACTGATGATGACTAACAGTGACTGAGAAGAACATAAATGGAACAGGAtggaacacacatacacaagcCTCAAGGCGACTACGAACATTGTCGGCAActgtctgactttttcgacTATCCATCTTCCAATTTATTTCCATCTTTCAATGCCCGACCAGCGTCTACAGCGAACATATTGACTGAAAGGTGTTATACTTTTCAGACGTAACAAGTCAGCTTGACGAGCTCGGGGAGCTGTCATCATATTCTTATGTTGCAAAATAATGCTTCGATTTTGTTTTtgactccgtgttagcgccgcgaagcaactgttgccatgagcggcgtacagatgtggacagatggagagaggacagcaggaaggagtgagggagagggggggggtagtatgcgtcctgggtcgacatATATAATGCTTCGAAATTTAGCTAAGTTCACATTGGAAATACAGAAGCTTCTACATGTGTGGATTATGGTATGACGTAGGTTCTGCAAACAAATTCAGAGAAAATATACCTTATTCAGTGGTCACTGTTGTATTGAGAACTGCAATCAGCGGATGCTAATGATGGCTGGACAGACCACGAGTCTCACCATCACTACAGGGTCATGCAGGTCTGACCAGCTATATACCAACCCCACCGAATGAACACAACTGCCCGTGACTCTTCTAATTCACTGTGACGTT contains:
- the LOC135396920 gene encoding uncharacterized protein LOC135396920, which encodes MNSSGELSLSLTPPPPPRPLSTQKSGIGIARDDKVPPESGMVTLYGLVLLLISLLEYAQTAFNHQAYNKEPERRLGETCLTRTACELGDAHSDCVHWQCQCKRGFRIEFLHGLPVCVTGFFPMQCYSHSQCKEMDEHSQCVSNVCDCESGYQRELIYWKYVCRPEKSDKSLIIFILSFTLLLLIVVLLYIGKHYVQSECAAPRSPPCPTSSAITGFSGSIQDSDSPEWDLVVIPRAVRPPSPVLPSKEDLPPSYEEVMRYLSRQSSKR